A region from the Lolium perenne isolate Kyuss_39 chromosome 4, Kyuss_2.0, whole genome shotgun sequence genome encodes:
- the LOC127292712 gene encoding uncharacterized protein, translated as MCMDKSAVPAKKIWLAIASRLGLRPTAGLRNLRKEVRTCEYRDVHVMWEMLREMGSPVVPLEEKEAAAAAAVAAAAAARNKKTAWRRFVYYCCAF; from the exons ATGTGCATGGACAAGTCCGCCGTGCCGGCGAAGAAGATCTGGCTCGCAATCGCCTCCCGCCTCGGCCTCCGCCCAACAGCCG GGCTGAGGAACCTGAGGAAGGAGGTGAGGACGTGCGAGTACCGCGACGTGCACGTCATGTGGGAGATGCTCAGGGAGATGGGCTCCCCGGTGGTGCCCctggaggagaaggaggccgccgccgccgcggccgtcGCGGCGGCCGCCGCTGCCAGGAATAAGAAGACGGCCTGGAGGCGGTTCGTATACTACTGCTGCGCGTTCTGA